The genomic DNA TCAGCCTTAGACTGCCCCGGAGATTTTTCGCCGATGATGACCATTGTGGGAACGGAGAGCGATCGCCCAATCTGCAAAAACTCTTCATGGCTTTGCATAGGGTCGAGCGTTCCTGTGACAAACGCAGCCGGTGCGTAGCGTGCCCCTGGTTGCTGGGTGATGTCGTATTTCTGCTGCATGAATTCTGGAGTGAGTTTATTGGCATCCACGTAGACATGCTGCCGATACATGAACTTCAGGAAGGCAGGAGCCGTGTTGAGGGTGTAGAGCGCCTGACCTACACCCGGCGATCTGACCAATTCTCGGACAGCATCTCGTACAGGAGTTGGCGCACCCATCACGCGCAACGGACCCTTCCAGGTCGGTGCGACCAGTACCATTTTTGACCAGGGGCAGGGGGTTTGCAAAGCAACCTGCATGGCATAACCCGCTGCATGCCCCGCTGCAACTACAGCAACAGGCTGATCAAATTGGGTACGAAGGAAATCTTGCAGGAGTTGGCGGTAGAGGGCGGGCTGATAGTTCAGGGCAGGGCGAGCAGATTGTCCAAATCCTAACCAGTCCATTGCGATAACTTGAAAGTGTGGAGTTAGCTGTTCGGCAATGCCTTGCATTTCGGCGCGAGTGGAAACAGTGCTGAATGCTGGCAGTAAGAGAACGGGTGAACCTTCTTCTCGAACTTCGTACATGATCCGATAGGTTTGATCTTGCCAAACCCAGTTAAATACTCGCGTTTTGCCACCAATTTGGTTTGTGGAATCCTTCAAAATCGTCATAACAACATCTCCAAGGTTGCAGAACAACACCTGTTCTAGTTTTACGCTTTTACTATTTGCTGCTCACTCTCTCCAGCAGTAACATGAGGCTCTGCCTTCAAACAAATCCCAATAAGTAACCTACCCAGGCTAAAACGATAGAGAAGAACGAGGCGGTAATTGCCTGTCTTAATACCAGTTTCACGGCAAAGTTGAGGGACTGTTCACGCGTGATCGTGAGTGCTGTCACTAAACAGGGTAACAATACCCCTGCCAGATAAACGCCTGTAAGAATCTGTAGAGGGGATAACACATCAAGCGTATTCGGCTCGGCAAATAGCAATAATCCATCTTTACGAATTGATGCGAGAATCACTGGCAGAGCCGCTTCAGCAGGAAGGTGAAACAGTCCCATGAAGGGATTGATCAGTCCACTCACTGTGTCCAGAGCACCTAGCCAATCCAGAACCGATGCAATCACTGTGATGACCAGAAAAATTGGGATGGCATTAATGAAAAACTGGTTGAGTGTGCTCTTTGCTTCGCGCCAGATAGCTGACCATCGGGGAACTTCTAGAAACGTGCGACGTTCAATAACTAGATAGTTCTGGGGAGAACGAGCCGATTTTGGGGCAACCAGACGGGTATAAATCAATGTGGTAATCGTCAGGTACATCAGGTAGGGAACAACTAAATAAGACAGATTTGCCGCACTGAACACGCCCAACGTGGCACCGAATTGATAGGAACAGGCAGACCCAAACGCGATCACTGAGATACAAGTCCGACGAGAACAACTGGAACAGGCACGGGTACTGATCACCGCTGGAACATTGCACCCAAATCCCATCATGACCCGCACAAGATCCCGTCCGGATAGACCAAACGGACGTAGCAATGGGTGCAATGCGACCGTAATGCGTTCGACTAATCCACTGGCTTTGTAAACTCCTAAAAACAGCGCGTAGAGAATAATGGTTGGCACAGCCCAAACAAATAGCAAAGGACCCATTGTGACGATGCCATAGCGCCCAATCAGAATTTCTTTGGGCAAGGATGGTAAGCCAGAGAGTGCCTCTACAAGCGGTTGTATCATTCCCTGCACCAGGGGATCGATCAGTGATCCAATCGTATTAGCAGCCCAAACAGCAAGGATGGCAGGCAGGAGAAGGAGGGCGATCGCCCATAACCAACCAATACGCCGATGCTCCAATACGGTCGGACGCGGTTCAATCCGCCAACCCGTCGGAGTCGGTTGCCACTGACGGGTAAACATGGTGGGTTGCTCAATAGCGGATTGGATCTCCTGACGTTGCGTTGCGGTCAGGTGCCGAGCATCAACCGGAATCAACGCGAGATTGGCTGCCTGTTGCCAGCGGCGAACAACCTGCTGTGTAAACTCAGATGGCAACACCTTATCCCAAAATGTCATCACCACAATACCCTGTTTGCCGTCCACTAGGGGCAGTAAATCCGCCAGATCCTCATCAGCATGAGTCGCTTTCACGACCAACAAGACCGTGTCATGCTTCTGTAATTGTTCTAATGCGGATCGAGTGGTTATAGTATCAGAACGGTACAGAATCCCAGGTGTATCGATGAACGTCATACCGTCTCCCGTGTAGCGCTCACAGGTAACTGTGGAGCCACGAAAATTGCTGCTGTAGGGTGTGCGATGGGTCAGGGAGGCAATCAATTGAGATTTGCCGGTATTCTCTTTTCCAATGACAACGATCGTGCGTTGAGTGGAAGAAGTGGAGAGGGGCATAAGAGTGTAGGGAAGGGGAGTGGGGAGTGGGAAGTGGGGTCAGCAGAGACAGTCGTTGTCGCAGCAGGAGAGATCTTCAAGAAACATGCCTTCCTGTCGGTAAACCTCAAGGGGTGTGGGGTCAATACCGAGACGTTTTGCGATCGCATCAGCAACAACGGCAAAACGCTGGCGAAACTTGTAGATGAAGCAAAAAATAACGTTGCTATGACGCACCGAGGGACCGACTACAAACAATCCGGGGGTCAGGGTAGACTCGTCTTCCTTAGTGAGTTGGGCATATCCTTGAGAACAGTTAAACAAATGAGCGATTTGTTTCAAGCTACCCTCGAATCCCGTACAGAGAATGGGTTGGGTGGGTGACACCCACTTGTTGTATTCGCTATAAACGGCATAGCCACCTGGAATAGCTTTCACTTCTTCGATCGCCGCGTTGCCAATCAGATCTAAGCGTCCAGTTGAATAACACAACTCAATCCGTTGCAGCGTATAGGGAGATAGGGAAATACTGGGATCAGTATCGGGATTTACCCAGATTCCAGTGCGATCTAAAACTTTGACTCGTTTGCCTAATGCAACCAAATTGGATGCAGCATCCATGCCACTTTCATATCCACCAATGATGATAAATTCATCGCCCTCTAAATGAGTCCAGGATTCAATTTGGGAGTTGTGGCGACACAAATTTGCACCCGGAAAAACATTCAAATTGGGGTATTGAAACTCTCCGGCTGCCCAGATTAGAAACTGAGTTTTGAGAATGCCATCGGGAACGTGAATCAAAAAACCTCGGCATTGAGGTAACGGTTCAATCTTTTGGACTTCAACATCGGTATACACCGGGAGCTTGAAGTAATCAGCAACGGCTTCCAGATACTGAGCATACTGTTTGCCCGTCAGGTGTTCTCGCCGAAAGCTAATGGCAGGAGAGGTTTTACGGGCGATCGCGTTCAAGTCGAGGTGTCCAACCCCATGACTGGGAAAGGATGGGGTGATAAAGTGCATCTCCTGCGGCCAGCGACGGAATGATTCCCCAATTTGATGCCGCTCCAGGATAGCGAAATTCTCTAAGCCTAAATCCTTCAGCACTACCCCAACTCCGATGCCCGATGCACCCGCACCCACAACAATGGCATCAAATGCTTCCGGCTTTTCCATGAGGTTCAAGGATTACTGGAATTATAATCATTCTCATTGTATAGCAAGAACAACTTCTGCTGCCCCATCAAATATCGTGAAACAACGATTACTCATCTATCGGTCTAGTAGACCAAACCAACAATTCGCCTTGTTGTCCGCCAGCGGCTAACAGTTGCCCCGTTGGATGCCATGCCAGACAGGAAAAACCTGCGTCCGCTCCTTTCAGTACTTGAGCCGCTTCTAGCGCTGCCTGCCAGAGAATGATCCAGCCGTCTTCTGAAAGTGAGGCAAGCCATCCTGTCCTGGGTTGAAACGCCACGTCCAGGACCGTCTCACTATGGAGATCCAGCACCCAGTTATCCGAACCATCTGGAGATTGCATCCACAGGGTTACGAATTCACAGGTGGCAGCGGCTAGAATCGGGGGTAAATTAGATGCAGAGGGAAGATCTGCCCATGCCAGTTGCCGAATTTTTCCAGGAAAGCCACGCATCAGGATCGGTAGATCGCTTTCGTCGGTGGGTTGACGCTGGAGAAGTTGCGCGTTCAACCAATCCAATACACCAATACTGTGGTCATGAATCGCGCAAGCCAGCAGGGAACCATCGGGCGACCAGGCGAGCGCACTTGCGGGTGAAGTCAACTCCCACTGGTAAAGCCGCTCATGCCAGTTTTCGGCATTCCAGATGTGGACGTTGCTTTTGATGGCGATCGCTAAATAGTTGCCATCGGGTGACCAACGAATGTCCTGAGGAGTCGCAATTTCTGGGAGTGTCATCACCGTTTCTGACTGATCAACATCCCAAATCTGCACGGTTTTGCCCCGGTTAAATGCTAAATAGTTACAGGTGGGATGCCAGTTTAGCCGATCGATCCAGCCACCACAATCCAGGGTATTCGCGAGGTTGAGCATTCCGTCCTCTAGTTGCCACAGGGTAATGGTGCCATTCTGCCCACCTGCCGCTAACCATTTGCCATCCGCAGAAAAGGCTAACGCATCAATGGAATACTCATCGGGTTGACACAGAGAGATTCTTACTCCCTGGTTTAACACGTGCACCTCTCCCGACCCCGAAGCCGCTGCCAGCATATTGCCAATGGGTGACCAGGCGAACGTTTCTTTAAAACTTAGCTCCAGAATGGATTTTAGGGTCATGGTTATGCCTCTTCAAGATCGATGCCAGCGGGTTTGTCCATCTGGCTGATCAATTAAGGTAACGCCCATCGCTTGCAGTTCATTGCGAATGCGATCGCTCTCGGTATACCGTTTTTCCTGACGCGCCTGGTGCCGTTGTTTTAGAAGCGATTCAACCCAAGTGACCTCAATTTCTGGCTCAGGGATGGATGCTGACTGAACGTCTAAGCCTAAGATCTGTGCCAGGTGGGTGAGGGTTTGCGATCTTTGTTGTAACTGCATATCGGTTAGCTCTGGCGCTCCTTGATAGCAGCGTAAATTGAACTCGCGCTTAAGTGC from Chroococcidiopsis sp. CCMEE 29 includes the following:
- a CDS encoding alpha/beta hydrolase, which produces MTILKDSTNQIGGKTRVFNWVWQDQTYRIMYEVREEGSPVLLLPAFSTVSTRAEMQGIAEQLTPHFQVIAMDWLGFGQSARPALNYQPALYRQLLQDFLRTQFDQPVAVVAAGHAAGYAMQVALQTPCPWSKMVLVAPTWKGPLRVMGAPTPVRDAVRELVRSPGVGQALYTLNTAPAFLKFMYRQHVYVDANKLTPEFMQQKYDITQQPGARYAPAAFVTGTLDPMQSHEEFLQIGRSLSVPTMVIIGEKSPGQSKAEMEALAELPGIQSSRTPGSLGLHEEYASEVTAIVLPFLRA
- a CDS encoding nucleoside recognition domain-containing protein — its product is MPLSTSSTQRTIVVIGKENTGKSQLIASLTHRTPYSSNFRGSTVTCERYTGDGMTFIDTPGILYRSDTITTRSALEQLQKHDTVLLVVKATHADEDLADLLPLVDGKQGIVVMTFWDKVLPSEFTQQVVRRWQQAANLALIPVDARHLTATQRQEIQSAIEQPTMFTRQWQPTPTGWRIEPRPTVLEHRRIGWLWAIALLLLPAILAVWAANTIGSLIDPLVQGMIQPLVEALSGLPSLPKEILIGRYGIVTMGPLLFVWAVPTIILYALFLGVYKASGLVERITVALHPLLRPFGLSGRDLVRVMMGFGCNVPAVISTRACSSCSRRTCISVIAFGSACSYQFGATLGVFSAANLSYLVVPYLMYLTITTLIYTRLVAPKSARSPQNYLVIERRTFLEVPRWSAIWREAKSTLNQFFINAIPIFLVITVIASVLDWLGALDTVSGLINPFMGLFHLPAEAALPVILASIRKDGLLLFAEPNTLDVLSPLQILTGVYLAGVLLPCLVTALTITREQSLNFAVKLVLRQAITASFFSIVLAWVGYLLGFV
- a CDS encoding NAD(P)/FAD-dependent oxidoreductase, with the translated sequence MEKPEAFDAIVVGAGASGIGVGVVLKDLGLENFAILERHQIGESFRRWPQEMHFITPSFPSHGVGHLDLNAIARKTSPAISFRREHLTGKQYAQYLEAVADYFKLPVYTDVEVQKIEPLPQCRGFLIHVPDGILKTQFLIWAAGEFQYPNLNVFPGANLCRHNSQIESWTHLEGDEFIIIGGYESGMDAASNLVALGKRVKVLDRTGIWVNPDTDPSISLSPYTLQRIELCYSTGRLDLIGNAAIEEVKAIPGGYAVYSEYNKWVSPTQPILCTGFEGSLKQIAHLFNCSQGYAQLTKEDESTLTPGLFVVGPSVRHSNVIFCFIYKFRQRFAVVADAIAKRLGIDPTPLEVYRQEGMFLEDLSCCDNDCLC